Proteins encoded in a region of the Planococcus citri chromosome 1, ihPlaCitr1.1, whole genome shotgun sequence genome:
- the LOC135833185 gene encoding acyl-CoA-binding protein homolog 1-like produces the protein MCADKFDACVEDVKNLKQTPSNDELLELYALFKQATVGDVNTDRPGVFDLKGKAKWDAWSAKKGTSSDKAKEEYVALVEKLIATYGKK, from the exons ATGTGTGCCGAC aaatttgatgCTTGCGTCGAAGATgttaaaaatctcaaacaaaCTCCGAGTAACGATGAATTACTGGAACTATACGCGTTATTCAAACAAGCTACTGTCGGAGATGTGAATACAG ACCGACCAGGTGTATTCGACCTGAAAGGTAAAGCCAAATGGGACGCTTGGAGTGCGAAAAAAGGCACGTCATCGGACAAAGCTAAAGAGGAATACGTCGCTTTGGTCGAAAAATTGATCGCAACTTatggtaaaaaatga